The stretch of DNA GTGTGAAGTCAGGTCCGCGACAGTAGCAGGAGACTAATCAATCTGGTCGGGTCATCTCACTGTCGCGTAcgcagttcatttttttcccgtTCATTCTGCCAATTTTTGTTCATCAAGGATAAACCCCCATTTTTGTGCAGAGACCGTTACTTTTTAGAAACACTATGGGAAGCAAACTGATCTGTTTTCTCTGGATGCTGATCCTCAGTAACGGTAAGTTATAAGTGTTTCTCTTTTGGGCATCAGTTCTTGAGTGTGTCGTCAGTTATCGCCTCACGTTCAGAACTTTTTGACTAAAGTGTCTAATGTcgggtttcacagacaaggcttaagatagtcccagactaaaatgaaagtttgagcctttttaactgaaatgaACTTGCACTGGCatctcttaaaatatgtcagtgccattgttttgtctcaactCTCAAGATGCACCGTAATGTTCTTCTAAGGcacattttaaaaagctatataaatgtaatgatGTAAGGCCTGCTCCTGTCTTATTCTCAATCTacaccctgtctgtgaaaccaggcctaaatgTATGAGAAGTGCTTGAGAGTCTTTTCCGCGGGTTGAATGGTGGCATGAGTCACCGGATGACACTAAATTGTCATGGATTATAGATACACTTTTTTACAGATCATTACAGACCGAGACCGAACCATTGTTCTACTTGTAGGCTATGTCAAATGAGTGTTTTAATGGCATGACAAAAGTCTtttacaaatttacaaataaatgtattgtatATAGGCTTTAATATCCATTAATGTCAGGTTTTCTGGAAGGAAGGATCTAAAAGCAGGCAGATGCTCAGTCAAATGTTATTTAAACTCAAGCTCATATACTGGGGCGAGCTGAAGAGATGCAGATTTGTAGAGGGGTCAGACACACTCTCAGGAAAAAAGGTGCGgcgcttgtcactggggcagtaccctaaggtacaaaagtgaaaaggtacatctttgtaccttactTACCCCTAAATGGTACATATATAGTACCTTAAGGTAGCTACACATTAGTAGGCTACTTTAAATGTGCATATTAGTACtttaaaggtacatattagtacctcttcacttttgtaccttagggtaTGTCCCAGTGACAAGCGCCGCACCTTTTTTCTGACAGTCCAGGTGTGAGTCGAGCCCTACAGCCACACTCAGATGAGTTATCCTGAATCCAACGTTGCTAATGTctttaacaaacaaaataaatatctgccttttaaattatgacaataatagtaattattattatcatcataatTTAAAAGGCAGTGCCTGAAGTGGCAAAATAAAGTGCCGGTCCTCACCAAAGGGGGCGGGGCTTTGGTGGAGCAATAAGACAGCTTCTGTGTAGTTTTTCTGCATTCCAGTATTATACAATcagtggcgtaactttgttttaaaaaagtgtgtgggacaggaatgtgtgtggtggtagtggtggtggtggtgggggggtgtattgtaattgtatcattacgataataaatgcacaaaatttattgacaCATCATGGCTATTATAATAGTTGCAGTATTGGGGCTGATCCCAGTTAGCAATTACGCAGCGGTGGGAGTGGCTATTTTGCTCTTCTGCTCAGCTCTGCCTCTCTTATATGACTCATTCCGTTACAGCGCGCGCCTCGTAGCCGGTCGGGTGTACAGTTATCCCGTTCAAGTGGATCTTCTCGAATTTTGTTCCTTAAGAGTAAAACTACTTTAGTGCAGTTTAGATCGTTACTGGTTAGAAACACCATGGGGATCAAATCAAACTTGTGCCTCTGGATACTAGCCCTCACTAACGGTAAGTGTATTAACAGTTATCAGAATCTGACTTAACTGTCAGAACTTAACTTTTCAGATATAACCGATTTACATTgtgaaaaaaagagtttttgtcGCTTTGAGCTCATTGTGATCTCTTGATGATGACCGAGTGACCGAGTGTAGAgcaatacacacaaaaactagATAAACTAGTTATAATGGTGTAATTTTTTTCATGTAGTATTTCTTTAGAATAGGTCTGTTTATGCATTTTTGGTATTTGTTAATGAGGAATCTGTAgacaaatgaatgtttttagaAATGGGGCCGTACTGAATAAAAATACTGTGTGCAGATGATGTGGTCACCTGCGTTATGATCCCGGAGAGAGAGGGAGCGGGAGAGACCAGCAGTGCTTTCTCTCTCCGGGATCATAACGCAGGTGACCACATCATCTGCACACAGTATTtttgcactctctctctctctctctctctctctctctctctcactctcactctctctcactcacacacacacacacatatatatatatatatatatatatatgggtccaTCTCTGCGGTTTTAGGAAAAGGGTGTGTGGGGCTTGTCACTTACATGGAGACAAACTTGACCTAGTTAACAAAGTAGAGATCTGCCAAACATTTATCTCATgtacatataaaaaattatatttgcgtagtttatatatatatatatatatatatatatatatatatatataatttttttttttttttttttttttttttttacgtaatTTCTTGAACAGTTATGATCCGTATGTAGCGTAACTTGATGCGTCCGTCCACTAAACGGAACCACAGGAATCTTGTTTGACTAAATGTTTGACTGttgtaataataaaacaaacacttatGTGTTAAAGTGCAAGTATAAGTGATCATCAGTAGATTCTCATTAAACCTGACAGCAGCTCAGAAGAACCTACAGCCCAAGAGTTATTCACTTTTCTAACATGCTGTCTTGAGCAATAAGACAGCTTCTGTGTAGTTTTTCTGCATTCCAgtattatacaatattataaattctacaaaaaaattacatgatttctttattatagtgtttatttGGTTTTAGCTTCAGttcaaaaaaacattccatATTAGAGTTAAAATACAACAGTTCACACAAATACACTGTTTAAAGGTTAAAAGTTTACACATattatagaaaaaaattatgtaaaaatgaaaagggCCTTAAAGTCGTCCTAAACTGAAGTTGCAataatcttttcttccctattgtgatgtatctGAGTAAAACAGCTTCAGAAATGCGAAaaatgtagtgtgtgtgtgtgtgcgcacgttGGTAAATCATTTATCACTGCAaccttttgtaaaaaaaaaaaaaaaaaaaaaaaagaagaagaagaagaagaagaattgtcCATTTCGATTTCATGCTGTTCTTGCATTAGATCcccacaaacaaacacatttccATGGCTAGAGTTGTATTCCCATTTTAGGTTTCATTCATTCtcttaaacatacatttaaaattaagtttttgcttttagttgtattttcagttttgaaAAGCGAATGAAAGATGATTCTCAGGAttcaaaaaaatgacttttattgATTATATGAGGCCTGTCAATATCAATAAGTATAATACAGTGACAATCACTGTCATAATCCACTCTTCTGTTTCACACTGAAAATGcgtacatttgaaaataaatacagttttacatttaaaagttcATACACTTTCTTTAGTTTGCTAATGAGAAACATCAAACCCTTAAGCACATGGTTTTAATGTCAGCTGGTATTGATTGTGTTTTCCAGGTGTATTTGGTGTTGGGACAGCAGAAATGGAGGGATCGTCTTTAACCCTACCCACTGATGTGCAGGAATATAATAAAATCTTTTGGATATTTGAACCTCAGAACTGGATTATAGCCAGTTGCAGAGTAAATGGGACCCCACCGTGCGAGATTACACTGGGGACAGAAGAACAGATCAACACATTTAGAGACAGACTGAAGATAGTCAGTAATGGGTCTCTCACCATCATGAACATCAGCGATGAACAAGCTGGACTCTACACACTACAGAACTTCAACAAATGGAATACATTGCATGAGAAGGAATTCAATGTTAGCGTCTCTCGTGAGTAAATtcttcattttgttcatttgttcaaCTCTTACTGTGTTCATCTTTTTTCTAAATTGTTGTTTACATGCATTCCCTTTAAGAGTTCATGTCGAAGTGAGCTGGTGTACATATATGGATAGCATAgctgtataataaaataataataataataataataaagttactttgaaatgtgctgTAAACGCCACCTCGGTCCTGGTGCTGGCTCCATTGGCCTGGTATAACATCCCTGGTGGTACACAACTGCTGATATTCCAGTAAATGTAGCTATTTTCTAGGCTACATGACAAGTGAATATCACAAACATGACactta from Ctenopharyngodon idella isolate HZGC_01 chromosome 18, HZGC01, whole genome shotgun sequence encodes:
- the LOC127499978 gene encoding uncharacterized protein LOC127499978; this translates as MGIKSNLCLWILALTNGVFGVGTAEMEGSSLTLPTDVQEYNKIFWIFEPQNWIIASCRVNGTPPCEITLGTEEQINTFRDRLKIVSNGSLTIMNISDEQAGLYTLQNFNKWNTLHEKEFNVSVSPPKTVNENSYVGNNSITNQTKQDFQPYSDSGLNPWLKDVLVGVAAVVAVAVAVAVAAVFLYKKFYKKCKAGRNGKYYLHSIQIV